In one Streptomyces sp. NBC_01241 genomic region, the following are encoded:
- a CDS encoding helix-turn-helix domain-containing protein, whose amino-acid sequence MSCHFALVKIPWRLRMAAAQREVWTGTELRRLLAEKAGLELSSASVSALFTKEPSQVKMTTLAALCTALECTPNDLIEVDTTSVERPVTPPRSVADLPQAASARGRSMPPL is encoded by the coding sequence GTGAGCTGCCACTTCGCCTTGGTGAAGATCCCATGGCGGCTGCGGATGGCCGCTGCCCAGCGCGAGGTGTGGACCGGCACCGAACTGCGGCGGCTGCTGGCCGAGAAGGCCGGCCTGGAGCTGTCCTCAGCCTCGGTCTCCGCCCTGTTCACCAAGGAACCCTCGCAGGTGAAGATGACCACGCTCGCCGCGTTGTGCACCGCGTTGGAGTGCACCCCCAACGACCTGATCGAGGTCGACACCACCTCCGTCGAGCGACCGGTCACACCCCCTCGCTCCGTCGCTGACCTCCCGCAGGCCGCCTCGGCCCGGGGCCGGTCAATGCCGCCTCTGTGA
- a CDS encoding CPBP family intramembrane glutamic endopeptidase has translation MGTTTTAQDDTDSGLDKDGGRRGGRFGRIVRSPLGWMLTGMVGVGLVSGLTATGPGPVPVLGAAAAVAVYWVVMRRLAGRSTPEIARQGAGREALLGSAIGLGFILVSALLISAFGGYSFSWAGGGFVSVVWSAVMVQIGTAVTEELMFRGLVLQALEQRWGSRAAIVITGLFFGVAHLGGAGASVWSALAIALEAGVMLGAAFLWRRSIWFVAGLHFAWNTAEQLLGIPVSGHAPKGLFTVEAHGSALLTGGTFGLETSIVPILIGVLITVPMFVLARRSGGLLPRRRARH, from the coding sequence ATGGGCACGACGACCACCGCACAGGACGACACGGACTCCGGTCTGGACAAGGACGGCGGCAGGCGGGGCGGCCGTTTCGGCCGGATCGTGCGCTCTCCGCTCGGCTGGATGTTGACGGGCATGGTCGGCGTCGGCCTGGTCTCGGGTCTGACCGCGACGGGCCCCGGTCCGGTGCCGGTGCTGGGCGCGGCCGCCGCGGTGGCCGTGTACTGGGTGGTCATGCGGCGTCTCGCAGGACGCTCCACGCCGGAGATCGCCCGGCAGGGGGCCGGCCGGGAGGCGCTGCTAGGCAGCGCGATCGGTCTCGGGTTCATCCTCGTCTCCGCCCTCCTGATCAGTGCGTTCGGGGGCTACTCGTTCTCCTGGGCGGGGGGCGGCTTCGTGTCGGTCGTGTGGTCCGCGGTGATGGTGCAGATCGGCACCGCGGTCACCGAGGAGCTGATGTTCCGCGGCCTCGTTCTCCAGGCTCTGGAACAGCGGTGGGGCAGCCGCGCCGCCATCGTGATCACCGGGCTGTTCTTCGGTGTCGCCCACCTGGGCGGTGCGGGAGCCAGTGTGTGGAGCGCGCTGGCGATCGCTCTGGAGGCGGGCGTCATGCTCGGTGCGGCGTTCTTGTGGCGGCGTAGCATCTGGTTCGTCGCGGGTCTGCATTTCGCCTGGAACACCGCCGAGCAGCTGCTCGGCATCCCGGTCTCCGGACACGCTCCCAAGGGCCTGTTCACCGTCGAGGCGCACGGCTCCGCCCTGCTCACGGGTGGCACCTTCGGTCTGGAGACGTCGATCGTGCCCATCCTGATCGGTGTGCTGATCACGGTCCCGATGTTCGTCCTTGCCCGCCGGAGCGGCGGTCTGCTGCCCCGGCGGCGCGCCCGGCACTGA
- a CDS encoding sensor histidine kinase, producing MFRQAPWSSPRLRAPLDWWEERDAFLKDGVLALVLTVLAFVPTLSNIGAQIGDLPERPANALSIGLILAQTMPLAARRRWPAACLAVVAAAFAVHQTLGFATTFGSVGLYLALYSAGAHQVRFRHGLAAGASAGYVVLTVVLHHLGSPQGIPDFLAFYLALAAVWLVGGTVRMRRAKEAERRWLAAAVATAAERARIARELHDVVTHHVTAMVVQADAAQFLLTSAPDRAGEGLSAVSDTGRRALTELRYLLGVLEATGESAAADAARADRAPTLGRVGDLVEQARWSGQPVEFSERGKRRPQSVDVELAAYRVVQEALTNAMKYAAGQPTRVLVRHAEQRIEIEVTTDGPVPSPEAAPGTRKPGPAGGRGLAGLRARVRTVDGELEAGPRPDGGFEVRAMIPSKPVQE from the coding sequence ATGTTCCGTCAGGCGCCCTGGAGCTCTCCGCGGCTTAGGGCACCGCTCGACTGGTGGGAGGAGCGGGATGCCTTCCTCAAGGACGGCGTCCTCGCCCTGGTGCTCACCGTGCTGGCCTTCGTGCCGACCCTGTCCAACATCGGGGCGCAGATCGGCGACCTGCCCGAGCGGCCGGCGAATGCGCTGAGCATCGGGCTGATCCTCGCCCAGACCATGCCACTCGCGGCTCGCCGCCGGTGGCCCGCAGCCTGTCTGGCCGTGGTCGCCGCCGCGTTCGCCGTGCACCAGACGCTGGGCTTCGCGACGACGTTCGGGAGCGTGGGGCTGTATCTGGCCCTGTACTCGGCCGGGGCCCATCAGGTCCGCTTCCGCCATGGCCTGGCGGCCGGGGCGAGTGCGGGCTACGTCGTCCTGACCGTCGTTCTGCACCACCTCGGCTCACCGCAGGGGATCCCGGACTTTCTCGCGTTCTATCTGGCTCTGGCCGCGGTCTGGCTGGTGGGGGGTACCGTGCGCATGCGACGGGCGAAAGAGGCGGAGCGGCGGTGGCTGGCCGCCGCAGTGGCCACGGCCGCCGAGCGGGCCCGGATCGCCCGCGAGCTGCACGATGTGGTCACCCACCACGTCACGGCCATGGTGGTACAGGCCGACGCGGCGCAGTTCCTGCTCACGTCCGCGCCGGACCGGGCCGGCGAGGGACTGTCGGCTGTCAGCGACACCGGCCGCCGGGCGCTGACGGAGCTGCGGTATCTGCTCGGCGTCCTGGAGGCGACCGGCGAGTCCGCGGCCGCCGATGCGGCGCGCGCGGACCGGGCACCCACCCTGGGACGCGTGGGAGACCTCGTCGAACAGGCCCGCTGGTCGGGCCAGCCGGTCGAGTTCAGCGAGCGGGGCAAGCGGCGCCCGCAGTCCGTGGACGTGGAGCTGGCCGCGTACCGCGTGGTGCAGGAGGCACTCACCAACGCGATGAAGTACGCGGCCGGGCAGCCGACAAGGGTCCTGGTCCGGCACGCCGAGCAGCGCATCGAGATCGAGGTGACCACGGACGGACCCGTCCCCTCCCCGGAGGCCGCACCGGGCACGCGGAAGCCGGGCCCGGCGGGCGGACGAGGGCTGGCCGGGCTGCGCGCACGGGTGCGGACGGTCGATGGTGAACTGGAGGCCGGACCTCGGCCCGACGGCGGGTTCGAGGTCCGCGCCATGATTCCGTCCAAGCCCGTTCAGGAGTGA
- a CDS encoding response regulator, whose translation MSDAPQPIRVLVCDDQALVRTGYVTIFSAQPDMEVVGEAENGHAAVQAVRRLRPDVVVMDIRMPLLDGIQATRQLAGPDAEAPPKVLVVTTFNVDAYVYDALRAGASGFLLKDAPPVELVNGIRTVARGEALLAPAVTRHLIGHFAEHLRPAETSRPAREDVVHALTPRELEVLRQIAEGLSNAEIAAELFITPETVKTYVSRILAKLGLRDRVQAVVLAYRVGLVSGTP comes from the coding sequence GTGAGCGATGCGCCGCAACCGATTCGTGTGCTCGTCTGCGACGACCAGGCACTGGTGCGCACCGGCTACGTCACCATCTTCTCCGCACAGCCCGACATGGAGGTCGTCGGCGAGGCCGAGAACGGGCACGCGGCGGTCCAGGCCGTGCGGCGGCTGCGCCCCGACGTGGTCGTGATGGACATCCGGATGCCCCTGCTCGACGGCATCCAGGCGACCCGGCAACTGGCCGGTCCCGACGCCGAGGCCCCGCCGAAGGTGCTGGTCGTCACCACGTTCAACGTCGACGCCTACGTCTACGATGCCCTGCGCGCCGGAGCCAGCGGCTTCCTCCTCAAGGACGCACCCCCGGTGGAACTGGTGAACGGCATCCGGACGGTCGCCCGGGGCGAGGCGCTACTGGCGCCCGCAGTCACCCGCCACCTCATCGGCCACTTCGCCGAACACCTGCGCCCGGCCGAGACCTCCCGGCCGGCCAGGGAGGACGTAGTCCACGCGCTGACACCTCGCGAACTGGAGGTGCTCCGGCAGATCGCCGAGGGGCTGTCGAACGCGGAGATCGCCGCGGAGCTGTTCATCACGCCCGAGACGGTCAAGACCTACGTGTCGCGGATCCTGGCCAAACTCGGCCTGCGCGACCGGGTCCAGGCTGTCGTCCTCGCGTACCGGGTCGGGCTCGTGTCCGGCACGCCGTGA
- a CDS encoding molybdopterin-dependent oxidoreductase, whose product MPPPPGPFRPGFWRSPIRGPWLTSVFGLLLLIGIPLLFVTGLLSYASYNPGLSPLNDMTPDKGVLGFYLFSWPTHPYWLYRLLQGVHVTLGVVLVPVLLAKLWSVIPKLFEWLPVRSVAHGLERLSLLMLVGGVIFEFVTGILNIQLYYVFPGSFYRLHFYGAWVFIAAFVVHVCLKLGRMTRALRSRSLTAELRTDLAHTLPEPPDSDGLVAAAPTSPTMTRRGAVGMVGAGSLLLLAVTAGQSIGGRLRGTALLAPHNRDPGSGPNSFQINKTAAAVGVTPAVVGPTWRLEIHGHGPARVFTREQLLTMPQHAAALPIACVEGWSTDDQHWSGLRLANLAALAGMPDAGSVLVESIQPRGPFTKVVLRGNQIHDPRALLALRVNGADLSLDHGYPARVIVPANPGVNNTKWVHRLTFRT is encoded by the coding sequence ATGCCCCCACCCCCTGGTCCGTTCCGTCCCGGGTTCTGGCGCAGTCCGATCCGTGGGCCCTGGCTGACCTCCGTGTTCGGGTTGCTGCTGCTGATCGGCATCCCGCTGCTGTTCGTTACCGGACTGCTCTCCTACGCCTCCTACAACCCCGGGCTGAGCCCTCTCAACGACATGACCCCCGACAAGGGTGTCCTGGGCTTTTACCTGTTCAGCTGGCCCACACACCCGTACTGGCTGTACCGGCTGCTCCAGGGCGTGCACGTGACGTTGGGTGTGGTCCTGGTGCCGGTGCTGCTGGCCAAGTTGTGGTCGGTGATCCCGAAGCTGTTCGAGTGGCTGCCGGTGCGCTCCGTCGCCCACGGGCTGGAGCGGTTGTCCCTGCTGATGCTGGTCGGCGGGGTCATCTTCGAATTCGTCACCGGCATCCTCAACATCCAGCTCTACTACGTCTTCCCTGGCTCGTTCTATCGTCTGCACTTCTATGGCGCCTGGGTGTTCATCGCCGCCTTCGTCGTCCACGTATGCCTCAAACTCGGCCGCATGACACGGGCCTTGCGCTCTCGCAGCCTGACTGCCGAACTGCGCACCGACCTAGCCCACACCCTGCCCGAACCACCCGACTCCGACGGTCTGGTGGCGGCCGCCCCCACCTCGCCGACGATGACCCGCCGCGGCGCGGTGGGCATGGTGGGAGCGGGATCGCTGCTCCTGCTCGCCGTGACCGCCGGACAGAGCATCGGCGGGCGACTGCGCGGCACCGCGCTCCTCGCACCGCACAACCGTGACCCGGGCAGCGGCCCGAACAGCTTCCAGATCAACAAGACGGCGGCGGCCGTCGGCGTCACCCCCGCAGTTGTTGGCCCCACCTGGCGGCTGGAGATCCACGGCCACGGACCGGCACGGGTCTTCACCCGCGAGCAGCTTCTGACGATGCCCCAGCACGCCGCCGCACTGCCGATCGCCTGCGTGGAGGGATGGTCCACCGACGACCAGCACTGGAGCGGCCTCCGGCTGGCCAACCTCGCCGCCCTGGCCGGCATGCCCGACGCAGGAAGCGTCCTGGTCGAATCCATCCAGCCCCGCGGCCCGTTCACCAAGGTGGTACTGCGGGGCAACCAGATCCACGACCCCCGAGCCCTGCTCGCGCTGCGTGTCAACGGGGCGGACCTCTCCCTCGACCACGGCTACCCGGCCCGCGTCATCGTCCCGGCCAACCCGGGTGTGAACAACACCAAGTGGGTGCACCGGCTCACCTTCAGGACGTGA
- a CDS encoding HAD family hydrolase: MARPIAVLFDIDETLVHTGDSGRRSWSWAFDRLHGVAADIGKHTSAGETDPQVGRETFSAVLGREPSCDEMARLYAAYLWHLSEDIWVSQAYRVLDGVEETLRQIADAGVILGLLSGAMEGAARIKLEPGKLGRYFVFGAYGSDSPDRAEITRLAMAKAARLHGREVTRDEVYVVGDTPRDIQAAHTAQATAVGVASGHYTVEELRAAEADHVLTSLADPFPGI, encoded by the coding sequence ATGGCTCGGCCGATAGCAGTGCTGTTCGATATCGATGAAACCCTGGTCCACACCGGAGACTCGGGAAGACGTAGTTGGTCGTGGGCATTCGACCGGTTGCACGGCGTAGCCGCCGACATCGGAAAGCACACCTCGGCCGGGGAGACGGATCCACAGGTCGGCCGGGAAACGTTCAGCGCCGTGCTCGGCCGCGAACCCAGTTGCGACGAGATGGCCCGCCTGTACGCCGCATACTTGTGGCACTTGTCGGAGGACATCTGGGTGTCACAGGCGTATCGCGTTCTGGACGGCGTCGAGGAAACCCTGCGACAGATCGCGGACGCCGGGGTCATCCTCGGGCTGCTGTCCGGCGCGATGGAGGGCGCGGCCAGGATCAAATTGGAACCGGGTAAGCTCGGCCGCTACTTCGTATTCGGTGCATATGGCTCGGACTCCCCGGACAGGGCAGAGATCACCCGCCTGGCGATGGCCAAGGCCGCTCGCCTGCACGGCCGCGAAGTGACTCGCGACGAGGTCTACGTGGTCGGCGACACCCCTCGTGACATCCAGGCCGCGCACACGGCACAGGCGACCGCGGTCGGAGTTGCCAGCGGCCATTACACCGTCGAGGAACTGCGCGCCGCCGAGGCCGACCACGTGCTCACGTCTTTGGCCGACCCCTTTCCGGGCATCTGA
- a CDS encoding methyltransferase family protein gives MAGLDTSVAVRVAATLRIADHIVAGRHTVRELADAVGAHADALERLLRNLAVRGVLDRDDASGRYTPTAPGQPLRDTTRRESGPGSTSRAEAAASCRSSGCCTACAPARPWAGGLCRAAAPSAHESKGVRPESGGRASEPGLQVNAVAFGREAARQGG, from the coding sequence ATGGCGGGGCTGGACACCTCGGTGGCCGTACGCGTGGCGGCGACGCTGAGGATCGCCGACCACATAGTGGCCGGACGGCACACCGTGCGGGAACTCGCCGATGCGGTCGGTGCACACGCCGACGCGCTGGAACGGCTGTTGCGCAATCTTGCCGTCCGGGGCGTCCTGGACCGCGACGACGCCTCCGGCCGCTACACCCCGACGGCGCCGGGCCAGCCCCTGCGCGACACCACCCGGCGGGAATCCGGGCCTGGTTCGACATCGAGGGCGGAGGCCGCGGCGAGCTGTCGTTCGTCGGGCTGCTGCACAGCGTGCGCACCGGCGAGGCCGTGGGCCGGTGGGTTGTGTCGGGCCGCCGCCCCATCTGCCCACGAGTCGAAGGGTGTTCGACCAGAATCCGGGGGCAGGGCCTCTGAGCCGGGCTTGCAAGTCAACGCCGTTGCGTTTGGGCGGGAAGCGGCACGTCAAGGGGGTTGA
- a CDS encoding IS4 family transposase, which yields MQERSVITRTIEVAGGVYAPGHLGELTQIVDFALVDAVLEETGARERRLRLLPSRVVAYFVLALALFEHDSYRAVWGKLVAGLQGLPLVRPAVFSPSRARRRIGASPLRRLFETPASPVAHRHQPGAFYRGLRTVAVDGTFLHVPDEEALTWRYLKRSGEKLEFGYPLLRLLVLVKCGTRAVLAAAFGSESEGELSYARRLLNALDHSTLLLADAAFDANEFLHEAQERGARFLVRSSAHRVPTPTGHLADGSYLARLDYGVLPVLLPVRIVEAHVTLVLADGTVHREQWRLLTSLLDADRYPAGELIKLYHERWQAETTYFSIKGCLTAPETPTP from the coding sequence TTGCAGGAGAGGTCTGTCATCACCCGGACGATCGAGGTAGCCGGGGGCGTGTACGCGCCCGGGCATCTGGGCGAGTTGACCCAGATCGTGGACTTCGCGCTGGTGGACGCGGTGCTGGAGGAGACCGGGGCACGTGAGCGCAGGCTGCGGCTGCTGCCCTCGCGGGTGGTGGCGTACTTCGTCCTCGCGCTGGCCCTGTTCGAGCACGACTCCTACCGCGCGGTGTGGGGCAAGCTCGTGGCCGGACTTCAGGGGCTGCCCCTGGTGCGGCCTGCCGTTTTCTCACCTTCCCGCGCACGGCGACGGATAGGGGCCTCGCCGCTGCGGCGCCTGTTCGAGACGCCGGCCAGCCCCGTCGCCCACCGCCATCAGCCCGGCGCGTTCTATCGCGGACTGCGCACCGTGGCCGTCGACGGCACCTTCCTGCATGTTCCCGACGAGGAGGCACTCACCTGGCGGTATCTCAAGCGGAGCGGGGAGAAGCTGGAGTTCGGTTATCCGCTGCTGCGGCTGCTGGTCCTGGTGAAGTGCGGGACCCGGGCCGTACTGGCCGCCGCGTTCGGTTCGGAGTCCGAGGGCGAACTGTCCTACGCCCGCAGACTGCTGAACGCGCTGGACCACTCGACGCTGCTGCTGGCCGATGCCGCCTTCGACGCGAACGAGTTCCTGCACGAGGCCCAGGAGCGCGGCGCCCGGTTCCTGGTGCGGTCCTCCGCCCACCGGGTGCCCACCCCCACCGGGCACCTGGCCGACGGCTCGTACCTGGCTCGACTCGACTACGGCGTCCTGCCCGTCCTGCTCCCGGTGCGTATCGTCGAGGCGCACGTCACCCTGGTCCTGGCCGATGGGACCGTTCACCGTGAGCAGTGGCGCCTGTTGACCAGCCTGCTCGATGCGGACCGTTACCCCGCAGGCGAGCTGATCAAGCTCTACCACGAGAGGTGGCAGGCGGAGACGACCTACTTCTCGATTAAAGGCTGCCTGACGGCACCCGAGACACCGACTCCCTGA
- a CDS encoding FAD-dependent oxidoreductase, whose protein sequence is MAQATDATRTVILTVDDDPGVSRAIARDLRRHYGGGYRIVRAESGESALEALRELKLRGDLVAVILADYRMPQMNGIEFLEQALGVYPGARRVLLTAYADTDAAIDAINVVDLDHYLLKPWDPPEEKLYPVLDDLLTAWRSSDYRPVPTTKVVGHRWSAPSSRAREFLARNQVPYRWYSSDEPEGQRLLAAAGADGRRLPLVITPDGTALIEPESTELAAHVGLATTPTAAFYDLVIIGGGPAGLGSAVYGASEGLRTVLVERSATGGQAGQSSRIENYLGFPDGVSGAQLTDRARRQASRFGAEILTAREVTGLEVNGPARVVRFSDGSAVAAHSVILATGVSYRQLGAPGCDELTGCGVYYGSSLTEASSCEGQDVYVVGGANSAGQAAVFLARGAKSVTMLVRGESLTASMSYYLIQQINEAPNITVRPRTVVKEAHGEEHLERLILRDTVTGATEVVDAQWMFVFIGAAPLTDWLGGTVLRDENGFILAGPDLTPDGRPPAEWALDRPPYYLETNIPGVFVAGDARARSTKRVASAVGEGAMAVMLVHRFLEQS, encoded by the coding sequence ATGGCACAGGCCACCGACGCAACGCGGACCGTCATCCTGACAGTAGACGACGACCCGGGAGTCTCCCGCGCCATCGCCCGCGATCTGCGGCGCCACTACGGCGGCGGCTACCGGATCGTACGCGCCGAGTCCGGCGAATCCGCGCTGGAGGCGCTGCGCGAGCTGAAGCTGCGCGGTGACCTGGTGGCCGTGATCCTCGCCGACTACCGGATGCCGCAGATGAACGGTATCGAGTTCCTCGAACAGGCCCTCGGCGTGTACCCGGGGGCGCGGCGCGTGCTGCTAACTGCCTACGCCGACACCGACGCTGCCATCGACGCGATCAACGTCGTCGACCTCGACCACTATCTCCTCAAGCCTTGGGACCCGCCCGAGGAGAAGCTCTACCCAGTCCTGGACGATCTCCTCACGGCCTGGCGGTCCAGCGACTACCGGCCGGTACCCACCACCAAGGTGGTCGGGCACCGCTGGTCCGCCCCCTCCTCGCGGGCGCGCGAATTCCTCGCCCGCAACCAGGTGCCGTACCGCTGGTACTCCTCCGACGAACCGGAGGGACAGAGGCTTCTGGCGGCGGCCGGGGCCGACGGCCGACGGCTTCCCCTGGTGATCACGCCGGACGGTACCGCGCTGATCGAGCCGGAGTCGACCGAACTGGCCGCCCACGTGGGGCTCGCGACCACGCCGACCGCCGCGTTCTACGACCTCGTCATCATCGGCGGCGGCCCGGCCGGACTCGGCTCGGCGGTGTACGGGGCCTCCGAGGGGCTGCGGACCGTACTGGTCGAGCGGTCGGCGACCGGCGGACAGGCCGGCCAGAGTTCCCGCATCGAGAACTACCTCGGCTTCCCGGACGGCGTGTCCGGTGCGCAGCTGACCGATCGTGCCCGCCGTCAGGCGAGCCGATTCGGTGCCGAGATCCTCACCGCTCGCGAGGTCACGGGGCTGGAGGTGAACGGTCCGGCGCGCGTCGTACGCTTCTCCGACGGCTCAGCGGTCGCCGCGCACAGCGTCATCCTGGCGACCGGCGTATCGTACCGGCAGCTGGGGGCGCCGGGATGCGACGAGCTGACCGGCTGCGGGGTCTACTACGGCTCGTCCCTCACCGAGGCGTCGTCCTGTGAGGGCCAGGACGTGTACGTCGTCGGCGGCGCGAATTCCGCCGGTCAGGCGGCGGTGTTCCTGGCTCGGGGCGCGAAGTCGGTGACCATGCTGGTGCGCGGGGAGTCCCTGACAGCGTCGATGTCGTACTACCTGATCCAGCAGATCAACGAGGCCCCGAACATCACCGTGCGGCCCCGGACCGTCGTCAAGGAGGCGCACGGCGAGGAGCACCTGGAACGGCTGATTTTGCGGGACACCGTGACCGGCGCCACCGAAGTCGTCGATGCCCAGTGGATGTTCGTCTTCATCGGTGCCGCCCCGCTGACCGACTGGCTCGGCGGGACTGTGCTGCGCGACGAGAACGGCTTCATCCTCGCCGGACCGGATTTGACGCCGGACGGGCGCCCCCCTGCCGAATGGGCACTGGACCGGCCGCCCTACTACCTGGAGACCAACATCCCGGGTGTGTTCGTGGCGGGCGACGCGCGCGCCCGGTCCACGAAGCGCGTCGCGTCCGCCGTAGGAGAGGGAGCCATGGCCGTGATGCTCGTCCACCGCTTCCTGGAGCAGTCATGA
- a CDS encoding ATP-binding protein: MSAQVMACDPHEIGSLFLFEKLSPEQLGRLCSEGRMERFEAGPVYTEGDPATCFYVMVEGTVVLSRRVGGDDVEVSRTSQRGVYAGAMQAYLGDQVPQTYINSMRVTEPTRFFVLPAQSFADVMREWFPMPTHLLEGLFFGSKNTQRAIGQREHLLALGSLSAGLTHELNNPAAAAVRATAALRERVGRMRNKLAVIAQGRYSRVALAKLIEIQERTAERVAKAPMLTPLEASDREDELAGWLEDHGILEGWRVAPAFVQAGLDTDWLDQVAATVGEGILPGAIGWLNYTVETELLMDEIDDSTTRISRLVDAAKQYAQLDRAPHQDVDVHELLDSTLLMLSGKIGPRVRVVKDYDRSLPEIPAYPAELNQVWTNLIDNAVAAIGSTGHDGTLTVRTAREGDRLLVEFRDTGPGVPEDIRSRIFDPFFTTKSVGEGTGLGLDICWRIVVNKHHGSLQVESVPGDTRFQVLLPLTAPETETTTTEESV, translated from the coding sequence ATGAGCGCACAGGTCATGGCCTGCGACCCGCACGAGATCGGCTCGCTGTTCCTCTTCGAGAAGCTCTCCCCGGAGCAGCTCGGACGGCTGTGCTCCGAGGGACGGATGGAACGGTTCGAGGCCGGCCCGGTGTACACCGAGGGCGACCCGGCGACCTGCTTCTACGTGATGGTCGAGGGAACCGTCGTACTGTCCCGCCGGGTCGGCGGCGACGATGTGGAGGTCAGCCGGACCTCGCAGCGCGGCGTGTACGCGGGGGCCATGCAGGCATATCTGGGCGACCAGGTCCCGCAGACGTACATCAACTCCATGCGGGTGACCGAACCCACCCGGTTCTTCGTACTGCCCGCACAGTCGTTCGCGGACGTCATGCGGGAGTGGTTCCCGATGCCGACGCACCTGCTGGAGGGGCTATTCTTCGGCTCCAAGAACACCCAGCGGGCCATTGGCCAGCGGGAACACCTGTTGGCGCTCGGATCGTTGTCCGCCGGACTCACCCACGAGCTCAACAATCCGGCCGCGGCCGCCGTCCGCGCCACCGCGGCGCTGCGTGAGCGGGTCGGCAGGATGCGGAACAAACTGGCGGTCATCGCCCAGGGCCGCTACTCCCGAGTGGCCCTCGCCAAGCTCATCGAGATCCAGGAACGCACCGCCGAACGCGTCGCCAAGGCACCAATGCTGACCCCTCTGGAGGCGTCCGACCGGGAGGACGAGCTCGCCGGCTGGCTGGAGGATCACGGCATCCTGGAGGGCTGGCGGGTCGCGCCGGCCTTCGTCCAAGCCGGGCTGGACACTGACTGGCTGGACCAGGTCGCGGCGACCGTGGGCGAAGGCATCCTGCCCGGGGCGATCGGCTGGCTCAACTACACGGTCGAGACCGAGCTGCTGATGGACGAGATCGACGACTCCACCACCCGCATCTCCCGCCTGGTGGACGCGGCCAAGCAGTACGCGCAGCTCGACCGCGCCCCTCACCAGGACGTCGATGTCCACGAACTCCTCGACAGCACGCTGCTGATGCTGTCCGGCAAGATCGGCCCTCGGGTGAGGGTGGTCAAGGACTACGACCGTTCCCTCCCCGAAATACCCGCCTACCCGGCGGAACTCAACCAAGTGTGGACCAACCTCATCGACAACGCGGTGGCCGCCATCGGCAGCACGGGCCACGACGGCACCCTGACGGTCCGCACGGCCAGGGAGGGCGACCGACTGCTCGTGGAGTTCCGCGACACCGGCCCCGGCGTCCCCGAGGACATCCGCAGCCGCATCTTCGACCCCTTCTTCACCACCAAGTCCGTCGGGGAGGGCACCGGCCTCGGCCTCGACATCTGCTGGCGGATCGTCGTCAACAAACACCACGGCAGCCTCCAGGTCGAGTCCGTACCAGGCGACACGCGATTCCAGGTGCTGCTGCCGCTGACCGCCCCCGAGACCGAAACCACAACCACTGAGGAGTCCGTATGA
- a CDS encoding UBP-type zinc finger domain-containing protein gives MTDIDGIAASVPPSTTGCADCDAVGGWWFHLRRCAQCGHIGCCDSSPAQHATAHWKSSGHPVVQSFEPGEEWYWNYATDVLYESGPELAPPTSHPAAQPTPGPADRVPQNWPDLLHP, from the coding sequence ATGACCGACATCGACGGCATCGCGGCGAGCGTCCCGCCCAGCACTACCGGCTGCGCGGACTGCGACGCAGTGGGGGGCTGGTGGTTCCACCTCCGGCGCTGCGCGCAGTGCGGCCACATCGGCTGCTGCGACTCGTCACCAGCCCAGCACGCCACCGCCCACTGGAAGTCCTCTGGGCATCCCGTGGTGCAGAGCTTCGAGCCGGGTGAGGAGTGGTACTGGAACTACGCCACCGACGTCCTGTACGAGTCCGGACCCGAACTGGCCCCGCCGACCAGCCACCCGGCCGCCCAGCCGACCCCGGGACCGGCCGATCGTGTCCCGCAGAACTGGCCGGACCTGCTCCATCCCTGA
- a CDS encoding carboxymuconolactone decarboxylase family protein — protein sequence MALRVPKAELPAELRENLIKQLGSVPEPNEVLWNNPKLAEANQEFSAKVGTWDAADASLKTFAHMAVAAQVGCSWCLDINYFAALNQNLDLAKASQVPRWRESGVFTPLEREVMEYAEAMTNTPTTVTDELSASLLGQLGPAALVELTVFIGFANLAARCNTAHGITSQGYSDACEIPLAARPETSDVASTA from the coding sequence ATGGCGCTACGCGTCCCGAAGGCCGAGCTTCCCGCCGAGCTCCGCGAAAACCTGATCAAGCAGCTCGGTTCCGTGCCCGAGCCCAACGAGGTGCTGTGGAACAACCCCAAGCTCGCCGAGGCCAACCAGGAGTTTTCAGCCAAGGTGGGCACCTGGGACGCGGCCGACGCGAGCCTCAAGACGTTCGCGCACATGGCCGTCGCGGCACAGGTCGGCTGCAGTTGGTGCCTCGACATCAACTACTTCGCGGCACTGAACCAGAACCTGGATCTGGCCAAGGCGAGCCAGGTGCCGCGCTGGCGGGAGTCGGGGGTGTTCACGCCGTTGGAGCGGGAGGTGATGGAGTACGCCGAGGCCATGACGAACACGCCGACGACCGTCACCGATGAGCTGTCGGCGAGTCTGCTCGGCCAGCTCGGCCCGGCGGCGCTGGTCGAGCTCACCGTGTTCATCGGCTTCGCCAACCTGGCAGCCAGGTGCAACACGGCGCATGGGATCACCTCGCAGGGCTACTCCGATGCCTGCGAGATCCCGCTGGCTGCGCGTCCTGAGACGTCCGACGTAGCGTCGACGGCATGA